In Actinomycetota bacterium, the following proteins share a genomic window:
- a CDS encoding SigE family RNA polymerase sigma factor, whose protein sequence is MMRTHALEPAVTDTGRLGGLYRQHAAAAVRLAFLLTGDRALAEDLVQEAFVRLAGRFRDLRNPDAFEWYLRRTVVNLARSHFRHARVERRYAEEQRGAVAGEVEAPTDMGEREALWQALLALPERQRTAIVLRYYEDLSEAQTADAMQCPVGTVKSLVSRGMDRLRELVTRE, encoded by the coding sequence ATGATGCGAACCCATGCCCTGGAGCCGGCGGTGACGGACACGGGGCGGCTGGGCGGGCTGTACCGGCAGCACGCGGCCGCCGCGGTGCGGCTGGCCTTCCTGCTGACCGGCGACCGGGCCCTGGCCGAGGACCTGGTGCAGGAGGCGTTCGTCCGGCTTGCCGGGCGGTTCCGCGACCTCCGGAACCCGGACGCGTTCGAGTGGTACCTGCGGCGGACGGTGGTGAACCTGGCCCGTTCCCACTTCCGGCACGCTCGGGTGGAGCGCCGGTACGCGGAGGAACAGCGGGGCGCCGTGGCCGGGGAGGTCGAGGCCCCGACGGACATGGGGGAGCGCGAGGCGTTGTGGCAGGCGCTGCTGGCCCTCCCCGAGCGGCAGCGCACCGCCATCGTGCTGCGGTACTACGAGGACCTGTCGGAGGCCCAGACCGCGGATGCCATGCAGTGCCCGGTGGGGACGGTCAAGTCGCTGGTCTCGCGGGGCATGGACCGGCTCCGGGAGCTGGTGACGAGGGAGTGA
- the folP gene encoding dihydropteroate synthase: MTTGELLWRFGERALDWPSRTNVMGVLNVTPDSFSDGGLFLDPEAAVRRGIQMAEEGADLIDVGGESTRPGSDPVPPEVEMDRVVPVIKRLAAELDVPLSIDTQKPDVARAGLDAGAAIVNDVSGGRDQRMLEVVADSRAGLVLMHMLGEPQTMQAEPSYGDVVAEVRAYLGERVEAAVAAGIERERLCVDPGIGFGKTMEHNLALLRHIEAFADLGRPVLVGPSRKSFLGKLLGTGVDDRLEGTAGAVAWLAAHGAHIVRVHDVLEMVRVVRVVDAIVRSG; the protein is encoded by the coding sequence GTGACAACCGGGGAGCTCCTGTGGCGGTTCGGGGAGCGGGCGCTCGACTGGCCCTCCCGCACCAACGTCATGGGCGTGCTGAACGTGACCCCCGACTCGTTCTCCGACGGCGGCCTGTTCCTGGATCCCGAGGCTGCGGTGAGGCGGGGCATCCAGATGGCCGAGGAGGGCGCCGACCTCATCGACGTGGGGGGCGAGTCGACCCGGCCCGGCTCGGACCCCGTGCCGCCCGAGGTCGAGATGGACCGGGTGGTGCCGGTGATCAAGCGCCTGGCCGCCGAGCTCGACGTGCCGCTGTCGATCGACACGCAGAAGCCGGACGTGGCCCGGGCCGGGCTGGATGCTGGCGCCGCGATCGTGAACGACGTCTCGGGAGGGCGCGACCAGCGAATGCTCGAGGTCGTGGCCGATTCCCGAGCCGGGCTGGTCCTCATGCATATGCTGGGCGAGCCCCAGACCATGCAGGCCGAGCCCAGCTACGGCGACGTGGTCGCCGAGGTGAGGGCCTACCTGGGCGAACGGGTCGAGGCGGCCGTGGCCGCGGGGATCGAGCGCGAACGGCTGTGCGTGGATCCCGGGATCGGGTTCGGCAAGACCATGGAACACAACCTGGCCCTGCTTCGCCACATCGAGGCCTTCGCCGACCTCGGCCGGCCGGTGCTGGTGGGTCCCTCCCGGAAGTCGTTCCTGGGGAAGCTGCTCGGCACCGGGGTCGACGACCGGCTGGAGGGGACGGCCGGCGCGGTGGCCTGGCTGGCCGCCCACGGGGCCCACATCGTCCGGGTGCACGACGTCCTCGAGATGGTGCGAGTGGTCCGGGTGGTGGACGCGATCGTGCGGTCCGGATGA